GCGGCGCTCCCACGCATAGGCGGCCTCGACGATCTTGGTGAGGTCGTCATGGGCCGGCGTCCAGCCGAGGCGGGTGCGGGCGCGGGTCGCGTCCGCCACCACGGCAGCGGCATCGCCCGGCCGGCGCGGGGCGTAGTCGGCGCGGAAGGAGACCTTGGTGACGGCACGCACCGTGTCGATCACCTCCTTCACCGAGTAGCCGTGGCCGTAGCCGCAGTTCGCCACCATGCTCTCGCCGCCTGCCCGCAGATGGGCGAGGGCGGAGAGATGGGCGCGGACGAGATCGGTCACGTGGATGTAGTCGCGCACGCAGGTGCCATCGGGCGTCGGATAGTCGGTGCCGAAGACGTCCATCTTCTCCCGCAGGCCGAGGGCGGTCTGTACCGCCACCTTGATGAGATGCGTGGCGTTCGGCGTCGACTGGCCGGTGCGGCCCTTTGGATCGGCGCCCGCGACGTTGAAGTAGCGCAGCACGACGTAGGTGAGGTCGTGGGCGGCGGCGGCATCGCGCAGCATCCATTCGGTGATGAGCTTGGAGGTGCCGTAGGGACTCTCGGGGCGCGTCGGGGCCTCCTCGCTCACCGGCATGACCTCGGGCGTGCCATAGACCGCAGCGGTCGAGGAGAAGATCATGTGGCGCACGCCCTGCGCCACGCAGGCGGCCATGACGGCGCGGGTCTTCACGGTGTTGGCGAGGTAGTAGCCGAGCGGATCGGCGACCGAATCCGGCACGACGAT
The window above is part of the Phreatobacter oligotrophus genome. Proteins encoded here:
- the galE gene encoding UDP-glucose 4-epimerase GalE — its product is MAVLVTGGAGYIGSHMVLELLDAGEAVVVLDNLSTGFVWAVDPRATLVVGDMGDQALVETVMRQHGIDAVIHFAARIVVPDSVADPLGYYLANTVKTRAVMAACVAQGVRHMIFSSTAAVYGTPEVMPVSEEAPTRPESPYGTSKLITEWMLRDAAAAHDLTYVVLRYFNVAGADPKGRTGQSTPNATHLIKVAVQTALGLREKMDVFGTDYPTPDGTCVRDYIHVTDLVRAHLSALAHLRAGGESMVANCGYGHGYSVKEVIDTVRAVTKVSFRADYAPRRPGDAAAVVADATRARTRLGWTPAHDDLTKIVEAAYAWERRLANGPR